The Streptomyces avermitilis MA-4680 = NBRC 14893 genome contains a region encoding:
- a CDS encoding nucleotidyl transferase AbiEii/AbiGii toxin family protein, whose product MSGTWRGFGWASGELPRVPLDDATREAAKLPRTLRPVVADEVTQRPVFDPALKQYENAYRATDPGFTDPTRGDAWRAARRRALELVLAAIADSAWVDALVLRGSVLMSAWFGDAAREPGDLDFVVVPHTWKIGDGRTDRMLEGIAAAAEELAAERGPRLGISARGAVVEDIWTYERVPGRRMVLPWSTPGLPGGHVQLDFVFNERLPEPAEPVELPGGAIVQAATPALSLAWKLMWVINDMYAQGKDLYDAVLLAERHPLPYELLHEVFRLSGEWPYPFREKILLEDVVEAVGYVEWNHFVKEYPQFTDDEQLFADRLVRAVAPTFDGRPEV is encoded by the coding sequence ATGAGCGGGACGTGGCGGGGCTTCGGCTGGGCGAGCGGTGAGTTGCCGCGGGTGCCGTTGGACGACGCCACCCGCGAGGCGGCGAAGCTGCCCCGGACGCTGCGCCCGGTGGTCGCGGACGAGGTGACGCAGCGCCCGGTCTTCGACCCGGCCCTGAAGCAGTACGAGAACGCCTACCGGGCGACCGACCCCGGTTTCACCGACCCGACCAGGGGCGACGCCTGGCGGGCCGCGCGACGCCGGGCCCTGGAGCTCGTCCTGGCCGCGATCGCCGACTCGGCCTGGGTCGACGCGCTGGTGCTGCGCGGCAGCGTGCTGATGTCGGCGTGGTTCGGCGACGCCGCTCGCGAGCCCGGCGACCTGGACTTCGTCGTCGTACCGCACACATGGAAGATCGGCGACGGCCGCACGGACCGGATGCTCGAAGGGATCGCGGCGGCTGCCGAGGAGCTGGCCGCGGAGCGCGGGCCGCGTCTGGGGATCTCGGCGCGGGGGGCGGTGGTGGAGGACATCTGGACCTATGAGCGGGTGCCGGGCCGCCGTATGGTCCTGCCCTGGTCCACGCCGGGGCTGCCCGGCGGCCATGTCCAGCTCGACTTCGTCTTCAACGAGCGGCTGCCGGAGCCGGCCGAGCCGGTGGAGCTGCCCGGCGGCGCGATCGTGCAGGCGGCGACGCCCGCGCTGTCGCTGGCCTGGAAGCTCATGTGGGTGATCAACGACATGTACGCGCAGGGCAAGGACCTGTACGACGCCGTCCTCCTGGCCGAGCGGCATCCGCTCCCGTACGAGCTGCTGCACGAGGTGTTCCGGCTCTCGGGCGAGTGGCCCTACCCGTTCCGCGAGAAGATCCTCCTGGAGGACGTGGTGGAGGCGGTCGGGTACGTCGAGTGGAACCACTTCGTCAAGGAGTATCCGCAGTTCACCGACGACGAGCAGCTCTTCGCGGACCGGCTGGTGCGGGCCGTGGCGCCGACGTTCGACGGGCGGCCGGAGGTCTGA